The DNA region ctgaaaacaccccagaaacacccaaaaatatcccaaatccacccagaaacaccccaaaatatcccaaaaacaccccaaaaacagccaaaaatatcctaaaaacacccaaaaacaccccaaaaacacccgaaaacatccaaaatccacccaaaaacaccccaaaatatccaaatccacccagaaacaccccaaaaacaccccaaaatacccccaaaaatatccccaaaacaaccccaaaaccccaaaaacagccaaaaatgtcccaaaatatcccaaaaacacccaaaaaccacccGAAAACACAcgaaaatatcccaaaatatccccaaaaacacccaaaaatgtcccaaaatatccccaaaacaccccaaaaacacctgaaaacacacgaaaatatcccaaaatatccccaaaaatatccccaaaacagccaaaacacccaaaaatatcccaaaatatcccaaaaacacccaaaaacgCCCGAAAACAtccaaaaaccacccaaaaccaccccaaaataccccaaaaatatccccaaaacagccaaaacacccaaaaatatctcaaatccccccaaaaccaccccaaaatatcccaaaatcccccaaattccccccaaaacacccaaaattccccaaaaaatcatcaaaaaatgacaaaaaaaccccaaaaaatcaccaaaaaaaccccaaaaatctcccaaaatcctcaaaatcccccaaaattcatcctaAAACTCCTCCAAATCCTCCtaaactccccaaaattccccaaatttcccaaaatttcccaaaatcccctgaattccccccaaaattccccccaaaattccccccaaaattcaccaaaaaatcatcaaaaaatgacaaaaaacccccaaaaatcacaaaaaaaccccaaaaatccatccTAAAACtcctccaaattcccccaaaattcccaaaatttcccaaaattcccaaaattccctgaattcccccaaaaattccccctaaaacaccaaaaattcaccaaaaaatcacccagaaatgacaaaaaaaccccaaaaaaatcatcaaagaaaccccaaaaatcacaaaaaaaacccccaaaaatccatccTAAAACTCctccaaatcctcccaaaattccccaaaattccccaaattcccccaaaatttcccaaaattcccaaaattcccccccaaattcaccaaaaaatcatcaaaaaatgacaaaaacccccaaaaaatcaccaaaaaaaccccaaaaatcccccaaaatccatcctaaaACTCctccaaatcctcccaaaattccccaaatttcccaaaattcccaaaattccccaaattccccccaaaattccccctaaaacaccaaaaattcaccaaaaaatcacccaaaaatgacaaaaaacccccaaaaatcacaaaaaaaaccccaaaaatcccccaaaaatccatcctaaaactcctccaaatccccccaaatccccccaaaattccccaaattccccaaatttcccaaaatcccccgaattccccccaaaattccccaaattccccccaaaatgcccaaaattcaccaaaaaaacacccaaaaatgacaaaaaaaaaccccaaaaaatcaccaaaaaaaccccaaaaatcaccaaaaaaaccccaaaaatcaccaaaaatcccccaaaatccatcctaaaattcccccaatttttcctaaactccccaaaattccccaaatttcccaaaatcccccgaattccccccaaaatcccccgtTCCCACCTCTGCTCCTTGCGGCGCCGTTTCTCCTCCTCGTGCAGAACCTTCTTgagctgcaggaagagctggtgcttctcctcctgcagggcccccagcttctcctgcagcttcagcagctggaattggggtgaaaaacgggaattttgggaaaaaatgggaattttggggaaaaaaatggtgaaaatttggggaaaaacggtgaaaatttgggaaaaaattggaatttttagggaaaaaattggattttttggggaaaaaaaggtgagttttggagggggaaatgggaattttgagggggtttctcctcctgcagcttcagcagctgaattggggtgaaaaacgggaattttgggaaaaaatggcaatttttggggaaaaaaatgtcaaaatttgggtggaaaatgggaatttggagggggtttctcctcctgcagggcccccagcttctcctgcagcttcagcagctgaaattggggtgaaaaaccggaattttgggaaaaaatgggaattttgggaaaaaaatggggaaaatttggggaaaaacggtgaaattttggggaaaaaatgggaattttgagggggtttctcctcctgcagggcccccagcttctcctgcagcttcagcagctggattggggtgaaaaatgggaattttgggaaaaaacgggaattttggggaaaaaaaaagggaattttgggggaaaaaatggtgaaaatttggggaaaaacggtgaaaatttgagaaaaaacggtgaaattttggggaaaaaatgggatttttgggggaaaaaatgggaatttttggggaaaaaaatgtcaaaatttgggtggaaaatgggaattttgagggggtttctcctcctgcagcttcagcagctgaattggggtgaaaaatgggaattttgggaaaaaatggtgaaaatttgggaaaaaacggtgaaattttggggaaaaaacggtgaaaatttggggaaaaaacggtGAATTTtggagggggaaatgggaatttggagggggtttctcctcctgcagggcccccagcttctcctgcagcttcagcagctgaaattggggtaaaaaatgggaattttgggaaaaaatgggaattttggggaaaaaacagtgaaaatttggggaaaaaatgggaattttttagggaaaaaatggtgaattttggaggggaaaatgggaattttgagggggtttctcctcctgcagcttcagcagctgaattggggtgaaaaaccggaattttgggaaaaaacggtgaaaatttggggaaaaaattggattttttggggaaaaaatgtcaaaatttgggtggaaaatgggaatttggagggggtttctcctcctgcagggcccccagcttctcctgcagcttcagcagctgaaattggggtgaaaaatgggaattttgggaaaaaatgggaattttggggggaaaaattgtgaaaatttgggaaaaaaacggtgaaaatctgagaaaaaacggtgaaattttggggaaaaaatgggattttttggggaaaaaatgggaattttgagggggtttctcctcctgcagcttcagcagctggaattggggtgaaaaacgggaattttgggaaaaaatgggaattttgggggaaaaacggtgaaaatttggggaaaaacggtgaaaatttgagaaaaaacggtgaaaattttgggaaaaaatgggattttttgggaaaaaaatgggaattttggagggggaaatgggaatttggagggggtttctcctcctgcagcttcagcagctgaattggggtgaaaaacgggaattttggggaaaaatggcgaaaatttgggaaaaaattggattttttggggaaaaaatgggaatttggagggggtttctcctcctgcagggcccccagcttctcctgcagcttcagcagctgaattggggtgaaaaacaggaattttgggaaaaaatgggaattttggggaaaagatggtgaaaatttgagaaaaaacggtgaaaatttggggaaaaaatgggatttttttgggaaaaaacgggaattttggagggggaaatgggaattttgaacCCCAAgtttctcctcctgcagcttcagcagctgaaattggggtgaaaaacgggaattttgggaaaaaatgggaattttgggaaaaaaatggtgaaaatttgggaaaaaacggtgaaaatttgagaaaaaacggtgaaattttggggaaaaaatgggatttttggggaaaaaatgggaatttggagggggtttctcctcctgcagggcccccagcttctcctgcagcttcagcagctgaattggggtgaaaaatgggaattttgggaaaaaatgggaattttggggaaaaaaatggtgaaaatttgggaaaaaacggtgaaaatttgagaaaaaacggtgaaattttgggggaaaaaattggattttttggggaaaaaatgggaattttggagggggaaatgggaattttgaacCCCAAGTTTCTCCTGTagcttcagcagctgaaattgggataaaaaatgggaattttgggaaaaaatgggaattttgggggaaaaatgagaattttggggaaaaaaaagggaattttggggtagattttttgggattggaaattttgggaggatttttggggtggaatttttggggggatttttgagtGGTTCTTTGAGGttaaatttggatttttgggtggaattttgaaggattttggggaatttttggggcatttttgggaggattttttaggaattttttaggaattttttttggcttttaagtggatttttgagaatttttttgggattatattttgattttcgtggggattttgggtggatttggggtgaatttttccagggatttttttggggtgatttccatggaattttgggaatttttccccacCTGTTCCTGggtttcctccagggaaacagatttttttaaaggatttttttggggatttttttagggattttgggtggattttggagaattttggggggatttttgggaggattttttaggaattttttgaggaattttttctggctttaaagtgatttttttgagcatttttttgggattatattttgattttcatggaattttgggtgaatttttcccagggatttttttggggtgatttttagggaattttgggatttttgggggatttttttgggattttggggtggagttttttagggattttgggtgaattttggagaattttgggggggatttttgggaggattttttagggattttttaggaatttttggagggattttgggcggattctttttacttttaagCGTTTTTTTGAgcgattttttttttgatttttggtgagatttggggtgaattccaggtggatttttccagggatttttttttggggtgattttcatggaatttgggaattttccccacATGTTCCCAGTCTCCTCCAGggaagcagatttttttaaggatttttgggaagattttttagggattttttaggaatttttggagggattttttctggcttttaaGCGTTTTTTTGAgcgattttttgggatttttggtgagatttggggtgaattccggGTGAATTTTTtcggggatttttttggggtgatttccatggaattttgggaattttccccacCTGTTCCCGGGTCTCCTCCAGggaagcagatttttttaaggatttttgggaagattttttagggattttctgggaattttgggtgaattttaagtggttttttgagcaattttttgggatttttggtgaGATTTCGGATGAATTCTGAGtgaatttttccagggatttttttggggcgAATTCCATGGAATTTCGTGAATTTTCCCCACCTGTTCCCGGGTCTCCTCCAGGGaagcatatttttttaaggatttttgggaagattttttagggattttttaggaatttttggagggattttgggtggattttaagtggttttttgagcgatttttttggatttttggggtgaattccgggtgaatttttccagggatttttttggggtgatttccatggaattttgggaattttccccacCTGTTCCCGGGTCTCCTCCAGGGACAtcctctcctccagctccttgcGCCGGCGCCGCTCCTGCTCCTCCCGAACCTTCTGCTCCATCATCTtgtccacctcctcctcctctgcggggcactcaggggtcactcaggggtcactcaggggtcatttggggtcattGGGGCCAGTGGGGTCAGCCAGGGGTCATTtgggtcacccaggggtcattCAGGTGTCATTGGGGTCATTTCAGGTCAGTGAGGTCAgccaggggtcactcaggggtcattggggtcactggggtcactcaggggtcacccaggggtcattggggtcattTCGGGTCAGTGAGGTCAGccaggggtcactcagaggtcattgaggtcacccaggggtcatttggggtcattGAGGGGTCAGTGAGGTCAgccaggggtcacccaggggtcattggggtcagccaggggacagccaggggtcattggggtaatttgggtcactcaggggtcagtggggtcacccaggggtcattTTGCGTCattggggtcacccaggggtcatcCAGGGGTCACTtgggtcacccaggggtcatttggggtcaactgggggtcatttggggtcacccaggggtaatttggggtcacccaggggtcacccaggggtcattggggtcacccagcagtcactcagtggtcacttggggtcactcagtggtcacttggggtcacctgggggtcactgttgggatttgggggtcccacctGTGCCCTGACCCCTTCtcaaagggggcgtggcctgtgCGGGGGGGacctgggggcggggcctgtTGCCATGGGAACGGCGCTGGGGGCGGGGCTTGTTACCATGGGAACGGtgctgggggcggggcctgtTACCATGGGAACGGcgctgggggcggggcctgtTACCATGGGAACGGCGATGGGGCGGGGCCTGTTACCATGGGAATGGcgctgggggcggggcctgtTACCATGGGAACGGCGCTGGGGGCGGGGCCTTTCCCTCAGGTAACGGCGCCAAACCCAGCCCTTGTTGCCATGGAGACCCCGGGGGGCGGAGCCTGTTGCTATGAACACCCGGGGGGCGGGGTCTGTTGCCATGGAGACCCCTGGGGGCGGAGCCTGTTGCTATGCGGACACCCAGGGGGCGGGTCCTGTTGCTATGGAGACCCTGAGGGCGGGGCCTGTTGCTATGAACACCCCCCGGGGGCGGGTCCTGTTGCCATGGAGACCCCGAGGGCGGGGCCTGTTGCTATGAACACCCCCGGGGGCGGGTCCTGTTGCCATGGAGACCCCGAGGGCGGGTCCTGTTGCCATGGAGACGCGGCGAGCGCGGCCTCCTTCCCCTCACGGCCCCCTCGGGCCTCCCCCGCCCCACCGGGAGCCCGCGGGGTTCCGGCCGcccccggggctccccccgCCGCTGCCGGCCGCCCCGCCCGGGCTCACCCTGCCGCTTGCGCTCCCGCTCCACCATGACGTGGCGGTGCAGCGCCCGCGCCATGGCCGAGCTGAGCTTCGGCCGCTCCAGCAGCGCCGGCATCGTGCGAGGGCCGCGGgcagcgagcggggccgggccgggccgaggTTCCGCTTCCGGAGCGGCTCCCTCAGCGCGGGGCCACGCCCGCCATGACGGGAACGAGGCTAAACCACGCCCACCATGACGGGAACGAGGCTAAACCACGCCCGCCATGACGGGAACGAGGCTAAACCACGCCCATCATGAGGGGAATGAGGCTAAACCACGCCCAGCCTGACGGGAACGAGGCTAAACCACGCCCACCATGACGGGAACGAGGCTAAACCACGCCCACCCGGGCGGGAACGAGGCTAAACCACGCCCCTTACAGTGGGAACGAGGCTAAACCACGCCCCTTAAAGCGGGAACGAGGCTAAACCACGCCCCTTAAAGCGGGAACGAGGCTAAACCACGCCCCAAGCGCGCCGTGAGGCGAAGCCACGCCCCTTTTACCAGAACGAGGCGAAACCACGCCTTCATTTCCTTTTAAGGAAAAGCCACGCACCCAACGCCTTATGAGGGGAAAACCACGCCCCCATCTCGGAAACGAGGCTAAACCACGCCCCAATTTCCATATAAGGAAATCAACCGCTCCTTTTGGCGAAAACGAGGCCAAGCCACGCCCCAATGCCCATATAAGGAGAAGCCACGCCCCCTTCGGTGCCGTGTGCAGACGTGGCTCCCTCAGGCCCCTCCCCCAAGCCCCGGGGGGAATCcccgacccctcccccacccttgAGGGTCTCGATttcgcccctccccccccttgatcccccccaattcccccctctgcccctcccccaccccaaattttcccacccctcccccacaGAACACTcggggtttgttttttatttttttctcacgGTTTTAttgggaggggggaggggcaaaggggggggaggggcgagacctcccctccccctcccccgcagcagctttaaataaaaattcattttttaaaaaaaaaaccaaaaaaacaaaaaaaaaccccaaaacccgaccagacccccccccaaaaaaacccccaaaatcccccccccaaaaaaaacccctccccccgcccctcccccacccccggaTTCACATTTGGGGCAATAAAtaaaggggggggggaggggcgggggggggaggggctgtgcagtgggggaggggggggcaAGTGCTGtgacccctcccctccccccaaaaaaaaccaaaccaaaactggggcgaaaccccccaaaaacggctccagggaccccaaaattgggctCCAGgaccctcccctcccccccctctcCCCGATTTTGGGGCGattcccccatttttggggaggagattccccccaatttttttccagggaattcccccatttttgggaaGAATTCTCCCATATTTTTTGAAGGAATtcctccaattttttttttgggaagaattcccccatttttttcagggaatttcccccaaatttttgcCAAGAATTTCCACATTTTTGGAAGAATTCCCCCATatttttttgggaagaattCCCTTAATTTTCCAGGaaattcccccatttttttgggaagaatttccccatttttgaaaGAATTCTCCCATATTTTTTGGAAGaatccccccaattttttttgcaagaattcccagttttttcgGGGAATCTCCTCATATTTTTTGGAGGAAttctcccaaatttttgggaagAATTCCCCCATTTTCAGAGAAATTCCCCCACATTTTTTGGAAcaattcccccatttttttgggaagaatttCCCCATTTTCGAAAGAATTCTCCCATATTTTTTGGAAGaattcccccaatttttttgcaagaattcccagttttttcgGGGAATCTCCTCATATTTTTTGGAGGAAttctcccaaatttttgggaagAATTCCCCCATTTTCAGAGAAATTCCCCCACATTTTTTGGAAcaattcccccatttttttggggaagaatttCCCCATTTTCGGAAGaattttcccatattttttgaaaaaattcccccaatttttttggaagaattcccagttttttcaGGGAATCTCCTCATATTTTTTGGAGGAATTCTCCCAAATTTTTTGAAGGAATTCCCCCATATTTTTAGGAAGAATTCCCtattttttcaggaaattcccccaattttttgggaCTAATTCCCCCATTTTCGGAAGAATTCCCCCACATTTTTTGGGAAGAATTCCCCCATATTTTTGAGActaatttccccattttctgaGAAATTCCCCCACATTTTTTGGGAAGAATTCCTCACTTTTCAGAGAAATCCTCCCATATTtttggaaggaattttcccaacttttttggaggaattcccagtttttttcaggaaatctcctcatattttttttggggaagaatttGCCCATTTTCGGAAGAATTCCCCCACATTTTTTGAAGGAATTCCCCCGTTTTTGGAAGAATTCCCacaattttttttgggaataattCCCCCATATTTTCCGAAGGAATTCCCGGGTTTTTTCCCGGGAATCCGCCCGTTTTTTTGGGACGAATTCCCGTGTTTTTCGCTCAGTCCACGCGGACCAGCAGCCCGGCCAGCACGGTGGCCCCCGGCTCCTTGGTCACCCACTCCAGCTGGCCGGGGTCCAGCCCCTGGGGGGGCTCCAGGGCGGGCGGGGGGCTCAGCGAGGGGGGCCCGGCCCGGAAGGAGCCCGGACGGACCCAAACCTCAAAAGCCACCTGAGCCCCCCGGGGCCGCGGCCAGCCCGGCTCCCGGAACCTGGGGAGACAAAAATGTGtcaaaattaacccaaattcaccccaaaagaTCCTGAAATAACCTGAAATAACctgaaatatcccaaaattcaccccaaaatccccctcctGAACCCAGCCCGGCTCCCGGAACCTGGGGAGACAAAAATGTGTcagaattaacccaaattcaccccaaaatatcctgaaataacccaaattaacccaaaataacctgaaataacccaaaatccaccccaaaatcaccctcctGAACCCAGCCCGGCTCCCGGAACCTGGGAGAGACCAAAATGTGtcaaaattaacccaaattcaccccaaaataacctgaaatatcccaaaattcaccccaaaatccccctcctGAACCCAGCCCGGCTCCCGGAACCTGGGGAGACAAAAAATGTacccaaattaacccaaaataacctgaaatatcccaaaattcaccccaaaatccccctcctGAACCCAGCCCGGCTCCCGGAACCTGGGGAGATAGAAATGTacccaaattaccccaaattcaccccaaaatatcctgaaataacctgaaatatcccaaaatccaccccaaaatccccttccTGAACCCAGCCCGGCTCCCGGAACCTGGGGAGATAGAAATGTacccaaattaacccaaaataacctgaaataacccaaaatccaccccaaaatccccctccgGAAACCAGCCCGGCTCCTGGAACCTGGGAGAGATAAAAATGTCCCCAgatcaccccaaaacatcccaaaataacctgaaattacgcaaaataacccaaaataacctgaaataacccaaaattcaccccaaaatccccctcctAAACCCAGCCCGGCTCCCGGAACCTGGGGAGATAAAAATGTgtcaaaattaacccaaaataaccTGAAATTAGCCCAAAATTATCTGAGATATCCCAAAATAACctgaaatatcccaaaatccaccccaaaatccccctcctGAACCCAGCCCGGCTCCCGGAACCTGGGGAGATAGAAATGTacccaaattaacccaaaataacctgaaatatcccaaaatccaccccaaaatccccctcccaAAACCAGCCCCGCTCCCGGAACCTGGGAGAGATAAAAATGTCCCCAgatcaccccaaaacatcccaaaataacctgaaattacgcaaaataacccaaaataacctgaaataacccaaaattcacaccccaaatccctcctgaaACCAGCCCGGCTCCTGGAACCTGCAAtatcccaaaatgtcccaaaatgacccaaaattcacccccaaaaattcacctgCACCTTTCccttggccccgccccttttcATGTggcccctccccttccccatgACCCCGCCCGCTTCTcttggccccgcccctttcccgTGACCCCGCCCACTTTTCTTAGTCCCGCCCCTTTTCCAGTGACCACATCCATTTCCTGTGACCACGCCCCTTTTCTGTGGCCCTGCCCTTTTCCTATGCCCCGCCCACTTCTcttggccccgcccctttccccgTGACCCCACCCACTTCTCTTGCCCCCGCCCCTTTCCCGTGACCCCGCCCCTTTCCCGTGACCCCGCCCACTTCTCTTGGCCCCACCTttcccgcggccccgcccctttccccgTGGCCCCGCCCACTTCTCTTGGCCCCACCTTTCCTGCGGCTCCGCCCCTTTCCCGTGACCACGCCCTTTTCATGTGCCCCGCCCACTTCTCTCGGCCACGCCCCTTTCCCGTGACCCCGCCCCTTTCCCGTGACCCCGCCCGCTTAGTCCCGCCCCTTTTCCAGTGACCGTGCTACTTCTCTGTGACCACGCCCTTTTCCTACGCCCCGTCCCTTTCCTgtggccccgccccttttcTGTGACCCCGCCCACTTCTtttggccccgcccctttccctTGGCCCCACCCACTTCTCTTGCCCCTGCCCCTTTCCCACGACCACGCCCATTTCTCTTGGCCCCACCCCTTTCCctttggccccgcccctttccctGGCCCCGCCCACTTCTCTTGCTCCcgcccctttccctctgccccgcccctttccctctgccccgcccctttccctttggccccgcccctttccctggccccgcccctttcccgttggccccgcccctttcccgttggccccgcccctttcccgttg from Poecile atricapillus isolate bPoeAtr1 unplaced genomic scaffold, bPoeAtr1.hap1 scaffold_344, whole genome shotgun sequence includes:
- the LOC131574480 gene encoding G protein pathway suppressor 2-like → MPALLERPKLSSAMARALHRHVMVERERKRQEEEEVDKMMEQKVREEQERRRRKELEERMSLEETREQLLKLQEKLGALQEEKHQLFLQLKKVLHEEEKRRRKEQSDLTTLTAAAYPQSLGVPGAHLLGMTGSPGGPRSGLIGADRAKQMFGPPVISPRHFGAQPPFGAGGDPGAFGGAQGGPGPAPFAVGQSPAPPPPF